One Hydractinia symbiolongicarpus strain clone_291-10 chromosome 7, HSymV2.1, whole genome shotgun sequence genomic window, TTACGATTATGTTTTCCTGAAATTTGAATCCTTTACCACTACTGCAAGTTATGCGAGTAGTGCTCATGAGAACCCactgtgttgttttgaaatacTATCAGACCAGTACCATAAAACTTCTTCTTTCAATCAGATGTGCCATTTTTGAAATGCATGTTGTCAATTGCAAAACGGATGGGTTGTCCAGCTTTTATGTTTGGTGGCAAATATATCTCATTGTTATCTTGAGCTTTTGTCAACACTTGATTTCCAATATCATTCTCTATTTTATAACTTTATCATAAGGGATAGTCTGCTAAACAATCCAtaagtttttattatattttctccttATGTAAATGTTAGttttcttaataataaaattttataagaatttctGATATGTTACCCACTTTGTTGTTAATAGATTGCTTCTTTTTCAACTTAGCATTTGTAAAATTGTGAATAGTATTGACACTTAATTGTAACAATTTTCAGCTGTAACATGCTCCAGCTCCTGATAACAGTTTGTAATCATAAGATCTTTAGAAGTGTATCTTCCCTTCATAGCTGTTAGtaacttaataataataataaataattttggaaGACCATCCAAGCAAGGAAATTTGACAAGCTTAGAAAGGAGTCGCACAAAAAACGTGAAAATATCCATTGAAAGCATTcacatgaaacaaaaaaaaaggaaaggaaAAAGCTATAAACTATAAATTTACTTATATAACCACACAAAACACTTTTAAAGTAATTAGTCAAATGTAATCTATGAATTCAAACAGTTACATAGTATATATGAAATCGAACAATGGAATTTTATCAGTAAAATTGGACTGTTATATCTGTGGAACTAAACAATTATATTTTGGAATGAATCAATTCAATTCTATAACAGTTTCAGCACTAGTAGGTATAAAATGTGCAATAAAATCGGCTTCCTGTTTCCCTGAACAAAAAAACCATTGAATTCACCCCttggtctgtaaattattgGTCTGTGTATTATCCCCTGCAGTgatttaaacaataaattttaattaaacagaaagatggatggatggatggatagatagatagatgtgcatattttacatggctagcctcacaaatattgagggatataccctgtctattatttccaggaggggccatggcttagatggagagtcctagtgTATTTAAAGctctttttgagctacgcagacccaattagggcccacgctctactagacaactcccggcaacatccaacaacccacatgtgccatctccccaatttccctcacatggcttgggttaacccggggctatgataacattcactcgcccatgttgaatagccgtcaagaggaatcgaatcgGCGTCAAAAGGAAtggaaccctggtctcccgcacagagtacgagggctataaccactaatctacggtgcCATGGTGCAAGATGCCAAGGCTACCTACCACCCTGCCAAAACTAAGCACAAAAAGAGTATATACAAATGACCAAGTTACAGTCATTTTTATGCTGGgtcacaaaaaatacatttttggcATATggattttacattattattaatccccatttattttctttttttaaccttaTATATGACATATAAtatggaaattatttttttgctgaccgtCGAGTGATGATGTCATCTACTTTATCATAATTGTTGGAAATGTTTAATTCAatgtaataaaagaaaaattgatgtttacaaaatctgaaattataaaataatattacaaaATTGCCATAAAATTGACATTGGATGTCCGGAAATAATTTTTGCATTATATAATTGTTAATAgccagaaaaaaaaatcaccaaaacCTAGTTATTGAATTGTTTCCACTGGAGGCCACtggaacaaaaatgaaaacaaatgatGAACCTTAGGAGCAATGTGATttatggctttgaaaactaatgtggctttttgatgagtaaattattcagtgaatattccctctcttcccaagaaaggtacggacacattttatcgtttttctagttttccaatctaccttgggtggcacaagcccatgctgATGAGCAGTATAGTTttaatatggcatgacaagtgaaTTAATTAAAAGGCTTTTTGTGCGAGGTGTTAAAcaagatgcaatggttctaattttagaatttttaattagtatttttctatatgtcattaatgtgctcttcCCAATGCATTTTTTAATCAAATGTTAATCTGAGAtattaactttttcgctcctcttcaaaggaatactcatacagttgatagttttgttctcacctttttttaactggctgtggttgctaaaaaagattgtttcagttttgtccgtattaatagtcattttgttattattcagccagaggtcgacttgcgaaagttctaacttaACCTGCTACACAAGTTTTTATGGGTAAAAATAACTATTGTATCACCTGcttatagatggtggtagtctGAATTGAtcacagattttaagtcatcaatatacaaaaaaaaacaaaggggGCCCAACACatatccctgcggcaccccaaaagctccttcatgaagcagatctgatcttgtgtcgtttacaagagtcagctgcatttgGCCATTAAGTATAGGACttgaaccagtcaaaggcagcatctctgatgccaaaacaccatagctttttaactttaaattttatgatcaagGTTTTAAGATCAATGAGAACAGcacaaacaaaattttgttggtcgagctcagtaagaataaaatcagagacattgACTACTGCAGTTTTTGTTGAAGAGTTTTCAAAATCTGTACTGTCTGcatgtgctcagaaataaaatgagaaatCTGCTTATGCACTAACTCTTCAAAAaatttcataggaattggcagaATGGAGATAGGCAAGATAGACAAGACTTGTTAAATGAATGCTTAAAACTGACGATCCCGCTTTTAGCAGTTGAAAACCAATTATGTAGATTGGTTGGCTTCTTTGCATTTGACAGTATGTATTGAGTTCTCTTTACTGGCCAATTTTCAAGGTTGCGGCTTAAAGAGATATAACGTTCAGAATGGGCCACTTTTGGCATTTCTACcaattttttagcattttcaaTGATGTTCAAAAGTCAAAGTCAAAGTAAttctttataaaatatatttcaataaggtcttttttgtatatacattaAACAGTGTAGATGGATTCCAGCATGACGTTATTTGTGCTAGTGCTGGTGAAGAGAGGTATTTTTCGGTGGATTTTGTGTGGGTGGTTTTTCTCCAAAACCACCCACACTTTCTGTAACTCCGCCCGAACTTGCTTGGAGCATTCCCGAAATCCAATTCCTTGCAAaataccttgtggacgatagttggaacaTTTCTTTTGACCATATAGGGTTTATATATAAgctatttataaagtaaattttatcaaaaatctAAAACTGTTCTTTTTAGGACTGGTCTATGCGGGGTTTCTCaggcgaatacttgaattttttttaaaaatgtcgaaCTCGCACGAAACACCCGCACTTTTTATGTTGATGCGGCTTATCAGCCTCGTTACTCTAAAAGCAACTCCAAAGATTTATACACTATGCATTAGTGCTCCATTGTTTAACtccaaaatacaaaaatatgacaTCTTCAcatttcggagattatgcgccattatggattttcgaagcccggtggtgcaagttgaactttgaaccgtattttaatatttttttgctacAAGTACGTGAATGCGTAAAATGCTGGTCAGCGTACATAAAATCACCGCTGACGCCCTTTGTGCGTGGCGTGGAGAATATTGCAGAAGGTGCGAAATAGCATTTCTCGTGAGTTATTTACAAGTGAAAGAATTGTTATtgactaaaaaaattaatttattgaaaataaatgttggtagtTTTGTAGTTTTGACGAATTGCTAAAGGCTATTAACGAGCATGAAAAGTCAACTTTTACACAACATGTAAGGAGTTCAAGATCAGTAGAAAGTGCAGCAAAAAGAGCTAGCAAGAAAGTTTTTAAGGAAGAGTTGAAGTATGCAGAAAAAGACTACACTTGCATTCATGGGGGGAAAGAATTTAAATCAGCTTCTACTGGAAAGCGCAAACATAATGCgtacgtttttttttatatatatattgctatccgtatttttttcgttttaaaaattatttttctgtgaAAAGATTACATTAATATcacttttttgcaactttttaaTTATTACCTGGGATAACTAgattatgtaatttttttaccagtgcACTTGCCAATACTTGTACCTTCTGAATTATAAATTTTAGAACTTACAAAATGGGATGTACATACCTTATCAAAGTGAGGGTAAAAAGTTCTGGACAAAAACTGTATGTGAAATTAATTACAGGAGAACATAATCATCCTGTAACTAAAGTAGGTCACCTTGATTGTATGCACAGAAAAAAGCGCCCGTATATCATACTTGCGGCAAGTCAAATACTCCGTTTTTTCTTACAGGAATGTTTTGATGAAAACCTTTCGCTGCAGGCATCAcaaatgttaaaagtgaaagccaaaaaattaattcaaaaccATATTTCCAATCTGTGTGGGAAAAATGTTATCTTGAAAGACCTTCATAACATGAGCTCAAAAAACAACGAGAGTGGCCGAAATAATGTACAACAGCTACTCGAAGAAATGAAAAGTGTGTCAGGTAAATTTGAATGAAAGTGGGTGTAGTTACTATTCTTCCATATTAAAAAATTCCGATGCGAAAATAAATGTAAGATAATAACTAACAAATTTTCTTTAGGGGCAACTGTGGTAGCTGGAGACAATCTTTATTTTCGTTGCAGCCTCAATGTTCTTTTTTTTGACTAATATGAGCATCACATCTTCATGATAATATTCTTAACATGACCGTGCCTGAAAACATATAATCAGCCTTGTAACATACGTAGTCAAAGTTGTAGAGATGTAAATAAAAGCTCCCAATATAGAGAAccctaaaaagaaaatacctttTCATCGTTAACTCTCCAACCAACCCGCTGGCCAAGCGACttctagaaaaaagaaatacgTAAATGCCGTACTTCTagcaaaaaatagtaaaaatacgTGAATGCCGTACTTCTagcaaaaaaaagcaaaagtacGGTCACGTACTTGTAGCCACTTCTAGTAGAAAACTCTCTTAACACACACAAAAAGAAACGAGTTTTGTATACACTCTTTTTTTTCTCGTGTTTAGGTCTTCGTAATGTTTTTATGTAAGTAACAGGGGATAGCACCAGACAACATTTATTTAAGCGTATTGCTTTGATCTATTAATGAATTAgaatagcaattaaatacacgTGTAGGACGTAGGGATACTGAGtgtcttttattattattttaacgcTAAATTGGATTTATTTAATTAACTTGAAACATATCCTTACGATCGAATTATGCCGCTTACAACGTAtgaggattttttagaacttagtgtGAGGTAGCTGACTGACTTCTTGTGGACTGAGTAATAGTTGAGTTAATCACCAGAGCTTTTTCTGCTATAGAACTTATTATGTCAATAATTCAAACAAGCTTCacagagtaatttatttatttatcataaagatttacactttagtaataaaTTACTGCTATAATTGCGTGTCCTGATAAAGAAACCGATAAAGACATATATAACACTTTAGTCTAGTAAaataaactcatcatttttcccttttttgatatttttcaataaggaaagcgtacaaaaaaaattacagggCAATAGCGAAAGCAGGGAAGAAAGACAGGTATTCTTTCTAATACCACTCTTGAAAGACTTAAAGATGGGAGTGTTTAAGTAGACGAATCAAGGGACAAACATACAGATTAGTGTAATTATCatcgaaaaacaaaattataaaaatatcaaaataataaaaattatttgcaattaaaatgactACTGACTCAATTCCTAAAACTTTGCGACTGAACCTGTTCACCTTATCTCTATGGGCagtgtattgaaaatttttacacccATTATATAGAAGAAGCCATATTATTTTGCGAGCGTAAGTTTCACTTTAGGAATAGATAACATTGTAGAGTTTTGACAAGTATTTTGACAATGGATTATAACTTTCTAGATCTTcacaaatattacaacctaaacatttctttacaaatccaaaaacaaAGTTCAAGTCTAAATCCAAATCCAGTAAGGtatttccaaaatcaaaaatttctctctaaaaatccaagtttaaaatccaatgcCAAATCTTTATAAAGCACAAAGCagctacacaattttaaatatctaaatataaaatgaaattacctttaatcaagcattaattactaattacagccttatagctagctacagtacagtgtcctaaaagcatttttgggaGACCTCTAGGCAAAAGACTGAATAAAACGagtccaaagttcaacttgcaccaccgaGTTCTGcaaatccataatggcgcataatctccgaaatggtctaATGGCGGCTGAAAAAtgcactttttttttttcattgtttacattagttaacttttatttgttgttgttgtatacatatattttaccGGTGTCCAACGGAGATATACcgatacaaaaaaatacattaaatacATATAAATTCGACTGGAGACATTATACGTGGAAGGATAACAGAACATAGAAAAGATTACATTACAaggaaaaaatctaaattttagcCAGTTGATGATCGACATCAATGTCTTCAGCAACCAATCTACTGCACTCTGACCTGACATTTGCCGTACGGGAGCCTCTAATACATAATAGGCACGATCTCAGCAGTGAAAAACTTAGTTTCGTCCGGATCAACGATATCACATTGCCCaggttttgctttttttttcgcTGCGATGTCTTCAGCCAATCGATGGTAGAATGTTTGGCACTCTCGACCCATTCCGCCCAAAATCGAGAATACCACCGGTGTGAAGCATCCATTCTCAACTTCCAATACTCTTTCGTTGTATTGATTCTTCTTCTCAGCCTCGTTCCTAACATAACATTGCTTTAGGTTTTGGTTAAAATAACGCGATGCGTTTGGATCAAAGACCCTTATATCATAAAATGCATTTTGTCTTTTTTCCCAAAATCGTCGAGGTCTTACGTCTAAACGACCTTCGTGCGACGTTTTCACTGATCGTTTGCCAAACTTTTCTCCAGTGAGAGGCATCAACATAGGTTCCGATTCGACATCTTTACAAACTTGTGAAAGCATATTTGTGGTGATGTCCCGAACATTGTTGTGAAGGATGATAACAAATCCACCTTTCATAGCATGTTGAAAATCGAATTTGGCACCGCATGCACATGTTGTTGGGACATTAGATAAATTCCAACCATATCTTATTTTAACAGCAtcccaaaaattttgtttattcagGTCGAAGCTGTGATCTTTCAAAGGTAAAACTGTCAACCAATTCGACGATCCTTTTTCTCTGTTGCTACAATTCAGACGTTGCATTCTTGCATTTAGTGACAGAGTTAGTTTTTGAAGTAATTCATTTTGGCGACTTTCACGCTTGGCTCTGAATTTCCCCTTCGTCCTCGTTGTGGATGTTGTTACATATGACGTATTCTGTTGCAGGACGAGGTCTCAACTGTCGCCTTTAAATCTCTAGAATTTACGTACTCATGAATTGCTTCCTCATGAAATACTATGAGACCCATACCACCCATACGTGGTGGTAATGACATAAGCAATCTTTCATTATCGGAGCATAGAATGCCCCCATTTAATGCAGGTATAAACTCATCACgcattattccttccagtggaTATAGCAAGTCACAAATATCCGGTATAGTTCTTATAAAATACGTAAATGTACTACGGAATCCATTGATAAATCCACAGTATGCAGCTTGGGGATCTATTTcagcaatatttgataaaagaCGGAATTGTTTTGCCCAGGATTCTACGATGTTTGACACATATTCTCTCTTGTATGCAACACTTCCGATTCCGATTCCGATTATAAGATGACGTTGtcctgttgttgttattttcacaTCCGTATCACCAAAATACTCAGCAGCCTTATCAGTATATTCTGCTTTCACAATTAATACGGATTTGACTGCCTTTGGATAGTACCCATACTTCGGTCCAGTTCGATTCAAGGAGTACCATATAGACTTTATCTCATGAACCTTTCCAGCCACACTGAAATCATCTGCAAAAGCAACTTCCTTcgttgtaaaattattttcttcactcTTAAACAATAAGTTTGAAAGTAATGGCGTTACAGAAAGAGCATATGCAGCCATCGCAGTCGGGTCGCATTGAGTAGTACCTTCTGTTGATTGTATTTCTCCTCCTGCAGTTATGAACAGTCGCGCTGGAGATCTGTAACAGTTACTgatgtacgttgatatgattgGACAAAGAATAGCTATGTTATGAAGCATGACTTTTCTATTAATAGAGTTAAAGGTGTTTTCCGCATCAATCAACAAGACTGCTTCTGTTTCATCCATATCGAATATGTCATGCATAGCGTGTATTGCTGCTTCGGCTCCTGCTTCCTGCACAGCACATAATTGTAAAGATCCTGCCGCTTCTGTTACTTTATCCTTTGTTAAAGACATAATCACTTTTCCAGCTATCCTTCTGAGCACCTCTCCT contains:
- the LOC130648959 gene encoding uncharacterized protein LOC130648959 — its product is MQRLNCSNREKGSSNWLTVLPLKDHSFDLNKQNFWDAVKIRYGWNLSNVPTTCACGAKFDFQHAMKGGFVIILHNNVRDITTNMLSQVCKDVESEPMLMPLTGEKFGKRSVKTSHEGRLDVRPRRFWEKRQNAFYDIRVFDPNASRYFNQNLKQCYVRNEAEKKNQYNERVLEVENGCFTPVVFSILGGMGRECQTFYHRLAEDIAAKKKAKPGQCDIVDPDETKFFTAEIVPIMY